In Alphaproteobacteria bacterium, the genomic window TTTCAGTCAGATACCGGAAAGCGGGGACTACTTTCTGTTCGAGTTTGGAAGCGAATCCGTCATCATTGTCCGCGACAACAACGGTACCATTCGCGGCCATCTCAATACGTGCCGGCATCGCGGATCGCGTGTCTGTCTAAAGCGCTCGGGAAACGCCCGGTCATTTACCTGCCCCTATCATGCCTGGACCTACAATCTGGATGGCCAATGGCGTGCCGGCCGGCTGGTGCCGGAAGGTTTTAACGGACGTGATTACGGACTGCTGCCGGTCAATGTTCTGGATTTTCAGGGCCTGATTTTCATCTCGCTGTCGGCGTCACCGCCGCCAATCGAACCGGCACTTGAGCGTCTCGCTCCGATGACGGCGCCGTTCGGATTTGAAAAACTGAAGATAGCGCATCAGGCGTCCTACCCGGTTCCCGCCAACTGGAAGCTGGCGATTGAGAACTATATGGAATGCTATCATTGCGCGCCCGCGCACCGGGAATATTCCAAGTCCCACAGCCTCAAGGATCCCGCCGCGATGACGCCGGAACTGATAGCCGCAATGCAGGAAAGATCGATCAAGGCCGGCCTGCCGGTCGATGTACTCAACGAAACCGGAGATCGGACCAAACAGGTTGGAACCGACATCTATTATCGGCGCTACCCTCTTTTCCCCGGTTACCAGACGGGCAGCAAGAGTGGGGAAGGCGTGGCGCCGCCGCTGGGCGATCTTGCCTGCCATGACGGCGGGGCGACCGATGTCCAAATCGGCCCCTTGAACAACTTCCTCGTTTATTCGGACTACGTCGTGGGCTACCGGTTCATACCCACCGCACTTCAATCGACGGACATTCAGACGGTCTGGCTGGTCCGGTCCGACGCCGAGGAGGGGAAAGACTACGACCTCGAGCAACTCACCTGGCTGTGGCATGTGACGACACAGGATGACGAGCGGATTATCCGCCACAATCAGGAAGGTGTGAATTCCCTACACTACCGCCCCGGCCCGCTGTCCTCGATGGAATGGGGTATCGTCGATTTCCATCACGGCTATCTGAAAATGGTGGGCTAGGCGCGAGATAGAGTTCTCGCCGTCTTCGAAGCTACATGTGGATAGCCGCGCCACCTTCGGGACCAATAGCTGACGTACCCGTCCAATCGTGAGGCGAATGAGCCGGTATCCACACCCGCGACCGACCTATTGCGCGGGAAGCTCGTAACCGCCTCGGTCGACGTCGGCTTCCCCCTTGCTCGCCCTGTTGTTCGACATCCGGCAGTCCTTGACCACGAGTTGCGCATCATAGTTTTGTGACCCGGCACCGCCGGCCATCGCCACGTTGCTTATCATCGAACACCCGTCGATGCGGACGATCGAGGAATCGGTTGCCGCGATGCCACCGCCGCGCAAACCGGCCCGGTTCCCCTTGAAGCTGAGCTCCGTGCCCATCACGATGCTCGCCTCGAGTTGCGACGCGCGGCTAATCGTGTAGATCGCGCCGCCGTCGGCGCCTGCTTCATTGTCGATGAAACTGGCGTTGGAGAGCACCGGGCGCGCGCCATAGTCGACGAAGTACGCGCCACCCGACCAGCGCGCCCGATTACCCTCGAAGGCGACATCCGTCATCTTCGTGACAACGCCGACCCGATCGACGATCGCGCCGCCGAAGCCGGCTGAGTTGTCGGTGAAGCGGCAATTGGAAATGCTGACCTGTGCTCGGTTGTAGGAATACAAGGCGCCACCCTCCTGCGCCTCATTTCCGTCGAATACGCAGTTGGCCAAGGCCATGGAAAAGCCGGTGATCGTCGGGCTAAACGGGGCCATCTGAGTGGCGTCCGCGTAGTTGACGAGGCCACCGCCCTTCGAATCGTAACCGCTGCCGTCCGCATTGCCGGCGGTCACGGTCACGCCGTCGAGTCGGGCGCCATTGGCACCGACAAAAACATGGTAGGCGTTGTCGGAGGCCAGCATGCGTGCGCCGATGTCGCCGGAGAGCACGGTGATGTTCTGCTCCCAATCCCGGGCGTCAAGGCTTGTTTCGGAGCCGGTGAAACCGCCATAGACCGCGACACCGGGCTTCAGCCGAAAAGCCGCATGTCGTCCGTCACCCCTCGGCGTATAGATCCCGGCGGCGAGCCAGACCGACCCGGCCCGCTCCGCCGCCGCATCGATGCCGCTTTGAAGATCGCGAAAGGCCGATGCCCAAGACGAGCCATCGGGATCGGCAGCGTTGCTGGCCGCATCGACGTAGACGGGCGCGGCCGAGATGTCATGGGTTTTCGCCGCCGCGATATCCGCTTCATGCACTTCTCTTGCGCGCGCCGTCAGCTCCTTGACCATGGCGGCAATCTCGCCCGCTGGCACAGGTTTCTGGACTTCGTCGCCGACGATCGAACCGGCGATCTGGGGCTGGTTGTCGTGCCAGTTGTAGATGTCCGCGGGCCCGGCGGGCGCGCTGTTATCCCGGACGATTGTGTTGACCACGACAGGATTGTTGGCGGGGCCAGTGCCCTGATAGAGACCGGCACCGAGATCCGCCGCCACATTGTGAGTGATCACGCTGCCGACGATCACCGGCGCGGATCCGCCATCGTTGCCGATGGCCGCGGCTTGAAACGCCTCGTTCCAAACGAAAATGCTATCGCGAATCTCCGGCGAACAGCCGAAGTCGTTATAGATGGCGCCGCCCTTGCCGCCCGAGCGGTTGCCGACGAACAACGACTGGATAATGGTCGGGTTCGTCTCCATATCGTTGGAAATTGCGCCGCCGCGCATGATCGCCAGATTATTGCGGAACTCGCAGTTTTCGAATCGCGCGGCACGACGACTGACAAGATCTCGCGCCGAAGTGCCTTCCGCGGTCATGTTGTAGACCGCCCCGGCTTTCATCGCCCGGTTGTCGCGAAAGATGCAGTTTCGGACCAACGGTGCCGCGCGAAAGTTCAGCATGCCGCCGCCATTGGTGTCGTTTCCGCTGCCCCGCAGGACTGCCTCCGGCGTCGTATGGATCGGTTCGTCGGACGGGGTAGCGCCTTGCCTGTCGGCGGCACCGGCTTGGGGACCGCTCGGCGCAGCGGCTTGCCCGTCAGCAGCGCCGGGGCGCGGGCTGGGCGGCGCATCGGGGATCGCCGTGCCATGCGCGACGGTGACGCCGTCGAGCACCGCGTCGTCGGCGCCGACAACCACATGAAAACTGTTGTCCCGCCAATCCCCCGGCACACCTATATCGCCGCTGAGGATGGTTTCGTTCAGTCGCCACGCACGCGCGCTTCGCTCGGTCTCATCGCCGGCGAAGCCGCCATAGACGCCGACACCTTC contains:
- a CDS encoding DUF1565 domain-containing protein, with the translated sequence MWQFLCAIAVMAGILHPATGSARVLYVNQAVENDAGDGSEWASAYRTLTAALDIAKAGDEIWVAGGTYRPSDANDRRASFALIEGVGVYGGFAGDETERSARAWRLNETILSGDIGVPGDWRDNSFHVVVGADDAVLDGVTVAHGTAIPDAPPSPRPGAADGQAAAPSGPQAGAADRQGATPSDEPIHTTPEAVLRGSGNDTNGGGMLNFRAAPLVRNCIFRDNRAMKAGAVYNMTAEGTSARDLVSRRAARFENCEFRNNLAIMRGGAISNDMETNPTIIQSLFVGNRSGGKGGAIYNDFGCSPEIRDSIFVWNEAFQAAAIGNDGGSAPVIVGSVITHNVAADLGAGLYQGTGPANNPVVVNTIVRDNSAPAGPADIYNWHDNQPQIAGSIVGDEVQKPVPAGEIAAMVKELTARAREVHEADIAAAKTHDISAAPVYVDAASNAADPDGSSWASAFRDLQSGIDAAAERAGSVWLAAGIYTPRGDGRHAAFRLKPGVAVYGGFTGSETSLDARDWEQNITVLSGDIGARMLASDNAYHVFVGANGARLDGVTVTAGNADGSGYDSKGGGLVNYADATQMAPFSPTITGFSMALANCVFDGNEAQEGGALYSYNRAQVSISNCRFTDNSAGFGGAIVDRVGVVTKMTDVAFEGNRARWSGGAYFVDYGARPVLSNASFIDNEAGADGGAIYTISRASQLEASIVMGTELSFKGNRAGLRGGGIAATDSSIVRIDGCSMISNVAMAGGAGSQNYDAQLVVKDCRMSNNRASKGEADVDRGGYELPAQ
- a CDS encoding aromatic ring-hydroxylating dioxygenase subunit alpha; amino-acid sequence: MQAVGYRETTDPQAIQSHIAKHKLGYALERPFYTSRAIYERDLERVWDRNWIWVGHFSQIPESGDYFLFEFGSESVIIVRDNNGTIRGHLNTCRHRGSRVCLKRSGNARSFTCPYHAWTYNLDGQWRAGRLVPEGFNGRDYGLLPVNVLDFQGLIFISLSASPPPIEPALERLAPMTAPFGFEKLKIAHQASYPVPANWKLAIENYMECYHCAPAHREYSKSHSLKDPAAMTPELIAAMQERSIKAGLPVDVLNETGDRTKQVGTDIYYRRYPLFPGYQTGSKSGEGVAPPLGDLACHDGGATDVQIGPLNNFLVYSDYVVGYRFIPTALQSTDIQTVWLVRSDAEEGKDYDLEQLTWLWHVTTQDDERIIRHNQEGVNSLHYRPGPLSSMEWGIVDFHHGYLKMVG